A genomic stretch from bacterium includes:
- the purE gene encoding 5-(carboxyamino)imidazole ribonucleotide mutase has translation MADKKLNPVVSIAIGSQSDESWLEDCKKVLDENKVSYEVIITSAHRTPDKTREYAMGLKKKGVKVVIAMCGYSCALPGVIASYTDLPVIGVPLPTSPLKGVDSLLSIVEMPGGVPVAAMGIGKAGSKNAAVFACKMLKHGK, from the coding sequence ATGGCTGATAAAAAATTAAATCCGGTAGTAAGTATAGCAATAGGCAGTCAGTCCGATGAATCCTGGCTTGAAGACTGCAAAAAAGTTCTGGATGAGAATAAGGTTTCTTACGAAGTAATAATTACTTCCGCACATAGAACTCCTGATAAAACAAGAGAATACGCAATGGGGCTTAAGAAAAAGGGAGTTAAAGTTGTGATTGCAATGTGCGGGTATTCCTGTGCTTTACCCGGAGTTATCGCTTCGTATACGGATTTGCCTGTAATTGGGGTACCATTGCCAACTTCTCCATTAAAAGGCGTGGACTCATTGTTATCAATAGTTGAGATGCCGGGGGGAGTTCCGGTAGCGGCAATGGGGATAGGGAAAGCCGGGTCGAAGAATGCGGCCGTATTTGCGTGTAAGATGTTGAAACACGGTAAGTAG
- a CDS encoding ATP-binding protein codes for MTKYKPREVTRELLKALKNMPVVVLSGMRQTGKSTLLLNQPQLRGRKYFNFDDFNTLEFAKSNPENLLTGKEPITIDEAQKYPEILNVIKQEVDRNRKPGRFLLSGSANFLLLKNIADSLAGRAVYLTLPPFTHREIQGTKTLPGIVEFINKKTFPNRDEKPVSWKEILTGGMPSVCLGEVKDPDIWFRGYEQTYLERDIRNLSQVADLGSFRYLLRLVALRNTQILKQSELARDAKLNVMTVSRYLSLMEASFILRRIPPYLGNHTSRLIKSPKIYLSDTGLASYLTGIRASGTNEYFRGALMENYVAQNLEGILSAYCPEAKIFYWNIQGRYEVDFIVEIENETIAIEVKSSSRWHEQDLIGIKAYLHSSKKCRAGILAYNGTQIIKLEDKIWVLPINLLLN; via the coding sequence ATGACAAAGTATAAGCCAAGAGAAGTGACAAGGGAATTGCTTAAGGCATTAAAAAATATGCCTGTGGTTGTGCTTTCCGGGATGAGACAAACGGGAAAAAGCACTTTACTTCTTAATCAACCTCAATTACGCGGCAGGAAATATTTCAACTTTGATGATTTCAATACCCTTGAATTTGCAAAAAGTAACCCTGAGAATTTGCTAACAGGAAAAGAGCCTATAACTATTGATGAGGCGCAAAAATATCCCGAGATACTCAATGTTATCAAACAAGAAGTTGATAGAAACCGCAAACCCGGGCGTTTCCTTTTAAGCGGGTCGGCAAATTTTCTTCTTCTGAAAAACATTGCAGATAGTTTGGCAGGCAGGGCTGTCTATCTAACATTGCCACCTTTTACGCACCGGGAAATTCAAGGCACTAAAACATTGCCCGGTATAGTAGAATTTATAAATAAAAAAACTTTTCCAAATCGGGATGAAAAACCTGTGAGCTGGAAAGAGATTCTGACGGGAGGGATGCCGTCTGTTTGCCTTGGTGAAGTAAAAGACCCTGATATATGGTTTCGTGGATACGAGCAAACTTATTTGGAAAGAGATATTCGCAATTTAAGTCAAGTTGCGGATTTAGGATCCTTCCGTTACCTTTTAAGACTTGTTGCTCTCAGAAATACGCAAATTTTAAAGCAGAGTGAATTAGCCCGTGATGCTAAATTAAATGTAATGACAGTTTCCAGATATCTTTCATTAATGGAAGCGTCTTTTATTTTACGTCGCATTCCACCTTATCTTGGTAACCACACCAGCCGACTAATTAAGTCTCCCAAAATATATTTATCCGATACGGGATTAGCTTCTTATCTTACCGGGATAAGAGCATCAGGAACAAATGAATATTTTCGTGGTGCCCTTATGGAAAACTATGTTGCTCAAAATCTTGAAGGAATATTATCTGCCTATTGCCCTGAAGCAAAGATTTTCTATTGGAATATACAGGGTAGGTATGAGGTAGATTTTATTGTTGAAATTGAGAACGAAACCATTGCTATTGAGGTTAAGAGCAGCAGTCGTTGGCATGAACAGGATTTAATCGGAATAAAAGCATATTTACATAGCAGTAAAAAATGTCGTGCCGGCATTTTGGCTTACAATGGAACACAGATAATAAAATTGGAAGATAAAATATGGGTATTACCAATTAATTTGCTTTTGAACTGA
- a CDS encoding HNH endonuclease, which yields MQDSDKIISYHEMVGIEKMSLQRGMVFSNGKRKYSILLMSQRKDAVYNDDFDDDGNLIYEGHDARAIDGVNPKIIDQPLETPNGTWTENGKFYKAAMDFKSGLKKEPELVKVYEKIDIGVWSIKGFFQLVDVKQVSDGKRNVFKFYLNPVLPKIFNRVEDLPFNRLIPTAVKVKVWERDRGKCVLCGSTENLHYDHELPYAKGGTSLTEENIRLLCAKCNLKKSSKIMVFV from the coding sequence ATGCAAGATAGCGATAAAATAATTTCATACCACGAAATGGTAGGAATAGAAAAAATGTCCTTGCAAAGGGGAATGGTTTTTTCTAACGGGAAAAGAAAATACTCTATTTTATTAATGTCTCAAAGAAAAGATGCTGTTTACAATGATGATTTTGATGATGATGGGAACTTAATTTATGAAGGGCACGATGCGAGAGCTATTGATGGAGTTAATCCAAAAATAATTGACCAACCTCTTGAAACTCCAAACGGAACGTGGACTGAAAATGGAAAATTCTATAAAGCGGCAATGGATTTCAAAAGTGGTTTAAAGAAAGAACCTGAACTTGTAAAGGTTTATGAAAAGATTGATATTGGTGTTTGGTCAATAAAAGGATTCTTTCAACTCGTTGATGTTAAACAGGTTTCTGATGGTAAAAGGAATGTGTTTAAATTTTATCTAAATCCGGTTTTGCCTAAAATATTTAATCGCGTTGAAGATTTGCCCTTTAATCGATTAATCCCAACTGCGGTAAAAGTTAAAGTTTGGGAACGAGATAGAGGGAAATGTGTTTTATGTGGTTCAACAGAGAATTTACATTATGACCATGAATTACCATATGCAAAAGGCGGGACAAGTTTAACTGAAGAAAACATCAGATTACTTTGTGCCAAATGTAATCTAAAAAAGAGCAGTAAAATAATGGTTTTTGTGTAA
- a CDS encoding DNA polymerase ligase N-terminal domain-containing protein: protein MTKIDFEGEIPEGYGAGTVKIWDKGEYELLNRDDKKIEICLKGNKLKGYYTLIKFKDNWLLFKYNTPS, encoded by the coding sequence TTGACAAAGATAGATTTTGAGGGAGAAATTCCGGAAGGGTATGGTGCAGGGACAGTGAAAATCTGGGATAAAGGAGAATATGAGCTTTTGAATAGGGATGACAAAAAAATAGAAATTTGCTTGAAAGGCAATAAATTAAAAGGATATTATACGCTGATTAAATTTAAGGATAATTGGTTACTCTTCAAATATAATACACCTTCCTAA
- a CDS encoding TIGR04255 family protein has protein sequence MAINEVFPKPTVKQVIFGIRFPNLFYMENKIGSLQEKIMKQFPKSALVYRRQIVIADMGPKVKIEDIKDLDKGLGRKLWQFDSDKGFKLEILNDSLSIVSEHHKTYALEGDKFRDTIEFVMSRFLEVVSIPIFSHIGLRYIDECPIISKDNSTFTSYYNSIFPIERFNLADVSELDFKTVIKKGTYYLRYKEILKNTGTEYKLILDFDGFAKDIIPENYLGVTDELHTIISDEYEKTIKEPVYTYMRRVEG, from the coding sequence ATGGCTATCAATGAAGTATTTCCTAAACCAACTGTAAAACAAGTAATATTTGGAATACGTTTCCCTAATTTATTCTATATGGAGAACAAAATAGGAAGCCTACAAGAAAAAATAATGAAACAATTTCCAAAATCTGCTCTTGTATATAGAAGACAAATTGTAATTGCAGATATGGGCCCAAAAGTTAAAATAGAAGATATTAAGGATTTAGATAAAGGGCTCGGAAGAAAATTATGGCAATTTGATTCGGATAAAGGATTTAAATTAGAGATATTAAATGATTCATTAAGTATAGTTTCAGAACATCATAAAACCTATGCCTTAGAAGGAGATAAATTTAGAGATACTATAGAGTTTGTAATGAGTAGGTTTTTAGAAGTGGTTTCTATCCCTATATTTAGTCATATCGGGTTACGATATATTGATGAATGTCCAATTATTTCTAAAGATAACTCTACATTTACATCCTATTATAATTCAATCTTCCCTATAGAGAGATTTAATTTAGCAGATGTAAGCGAGTTGGACTTTAAAACTGTGATCAAAAAGGGAACTTACTATTTACGTTACAAGGAAATCTTAAAAAATACTGGAACAGAATATAAGCTAATTCTTGATTTTGATGGTTTTGCGAAAGACATTATTCCTGAGAATTACTTGGGAGTTACCGATGAATTGCATACGATAATAAGCGATGAATACGAAAAAACAATTAAAGAACCTGTTTATACATATATGCGGAGAGTGGAGGGATAA
- the rpmA gene encoding 50S ribosomal protein L27: MAHKKGLGASRNGRDSNPQFLGVKKYSGEFVTGGTIIVKQRGTPVHPGTNTGRSGDDSIFAKIDGKVQFRKGKAGRKFVSVIPQEVKTA, encoded by the coding sequence ATGGCACATAAAAAAGGACTTGGAGCATCAAGAAATGGTAGAGACAGCAATCCTCAGTTTCTTGGAGTAAAAAAATATAGCGGAGAATTTGTAACAGGTGGAACAATAATCGTAAAACAAAGAGGCACACCAGTACACCCGGGAACTAACACGGGAAGAAGCGGTGACGATTCCATATTCGCTAAAATAGACGGGAAAGTGCAATTCAGAAAAGGTAAAGCAGGAAGAAAGTTCGTGAGCGTTATCCCGCAGGAAGTTAAAACTGCCTGA
- the rnhB gene encoding ribonuclease HII, which produces MKRILGIDEAGRGPVIGPLVVCGVLCDESKLKELKKLGVKDSKMLTPSQRNAFVPLIKEIAIAYETIQILPDAIEQTNLTILEMDASVEIINKFCPDKVIIDTPVSPSAIANYSKKIKSLLTIPEPELIIIPKADQKYPVVSAASIIAKVNRDNEIEELHKKYGDFGSGYPNDPKTHEFIKNWNKCPEIVRKNWSTCESILVEPGKIMVISENNLHSYEFCKSLINTGFINGLRTGILNLDTAHPCIGTENSIGFGIVEKMIRKLEKITPILMTPFISEGNILNGIKDIHSKLPLDVKFVVIHCPYNTNHNHMLKQIGLISPDKIVLLEGEDGKMDGLAGLLGEYSVYRFRGLRGVSNSKDESLPYVQTKK; this is translated from the coding sequence ATGAAAAGGATATTGGGGATTGATGAAGCGGGACGCGGGCCGGTTATAGGACCGCTTGTCGTTTGCGGGGTATTATGTGATGAATCCAAATTGAAAGAATTAAAAAAACTCGGCGTAAAAGACTCCAAAATGCTTACTCCGTCACAACGCAACGCTTTTGTTCCACTTATCAAAGAAATTGCTATTGCCTATGAAACAATACAAATATTGCCGGATGCCATTGAACAAACTAATTTGACCATTCTTGAGATGGATGCCAGTGTTGAAATAATCAATAAATTTTGCCCGGATAAAGTAATTATCGATACTCCTGTTTCGCCTTCTGCGATAGCTAATTATTCCAAAAAAATAAAAAGTCTTTTGACTATTCCTGAACCCGAATTAATTATCATACCAAAAGCCGACCAGAAATATCCCGTAGTAAGCGCGGCGTCTATTATTGCAAAGGTAAACAGAGACAACGAGATAGAGGAATTACATAAAAAATATGGAGATTTTGGGTCGGGGTATCCTAATGACCCCAAGACTCACGAATTTATAAAAAACTGGAATAAATGCCCGGAAATAGTACGAAAAAACTGGTCGACATGCGAATCGATTCTTGTTGAGCCCGGTAAAATTATGGTTATAAGTGAAAATAATTTGCACAGTTACGAATTCTGCAAATCGCTTATCAATACGGGGTTTATAAATGGATTAAGAACAGGGATTTTGAATCTTGATACTGCACACCCTTGCATAGGGACTGAAAACAGCATAGGTTTTGGGATAGTTGAAAAAATGATAAGGAAATTAGAAAAAATAACGCCAATATTAATGACGCCTTTTATATCGGAAGGAAATATACTTAACGGGATAAAAGACATACACAGCAAATTACCGTTAGACGTAAAATTTGTTGTAATTCATTGTCCTTATAATACGAATCATAATCATATGTTAAAACAGATAGGCTTGATAAGTCCTGATAAAATTGTGCTTCTGGAAGGGGAAGATGGGAAAATGGATGGGTTGGCCGGGTTGTTGGGGGAGTATAGTGTTTATAGATTTAGGGGTTTACGGGGAGTAAGCAACAGCAAAGATGAATCCTTACCTTACGTCCAAACAAAAAAGTAA
- the murA gene encoding UDP-N-acetylglucosamine 1-carboxyvinyltransferase, translating into MQKFIIEGGTPLRGEVTISGSKNAALPIIAATTLINGITTLHNVPLLGDIRTMLKILENVNIKTKISSNTLTIDASAVNNNFIPYELVSTMRASFLMAGALLGRLKEVKIAHPGGCAIGARPVGEHLHGFKALGVEIKEEHGYINATCKSSPSSGTKVTFNERSVTATENIILASVFAEGEVSIINGAFEPHIIDLINFLNAAGAKIHTKDGIIFVQGVKDLHPIEYTITPDYIEAGTFMICAGITAGDVFLRNACWEDSTPEISKLQEIGVEITKEKNGIRAKGKYPFKSSLIKTAPYPGFPTDLQSQITSLLTLAQGASIVIETMYEKRFNHIPELIRMGAQIEIKDRSAIINGVKELSGTKVMASDIRGGAALVIAGLAAKDTTEVLRVYHIDRGYEKIESKLQGLGAKIKRV; encoded by the coding sequence ATGCAGAAATTTATAATTGAGGGTGGCACACCGCTTAGGGGTGAAGTTACAATATCAGGTTCAAAGAATGCCGCATTGCCAATAATTGCCGCTACAACGCTAATTAACGGAATAACCACACTTCATAATGTTCCTCTACTTGGAGATATAAGGACGATGTTGAAAATACTTGAGAATGTAAATATTAAAACAAAGATTTCTTCTAATACTTTAACGATAGATGCGAGCGCAGTAAACAATAATTTTATCCCTTATGAGCTTGTTTCCACGATGCGGGCGAGTTTTCTCATGGCAGGAGCGTTGCTTGGCAGGTTGAAAGAAGTTAAAATCGCTCACCCGGGTGGATGTGCAATCGGCGCAAGACCTGTTGGAGAGCATTTACATGGATTTAAAGCTTTGGGTGTAGAAATAAAAGAAGAACACGGTTATATAAATGCAACTTGTAAGTCAAGTCCGTCAAGCGGGACAAAAGTAACATTTAATGAAAGGTCTGTTACTGCTACTGAGAATATAATATTAGCATCCGTTTTTGCCGAAGGGGAAGTTTCCATAATAAACGGGGCATTTGAGCCGCATATTATAGATTTGATAAATTTCCTCAATGCTGCAGGCGCAAAAATTCATACTAAAGACGGTATTATTTTTGTTCAAGGCGTAAAAGATTTACATCCTATTGAATACACAATAACGCCCGATTATATTGAAGCGGGGACATTTATGATATGCGCCGGAATTACTGCGGGAGATGTTTTTCTGAGAAATGCTTGTTGGGAAGATTCTACTCCGGAAATATCAAAATTGCAGGAAATAGGCGTTGAAATAACAAAAGAAAAAAATGGGATAAGGGCAAAAGGGAAATATCCATTCAAAAGTTCTTTAATAAAAACGGCTCCATATCCGGGATTTCCGACAGATTTACAATCCCAGATAACTTCATTGCTTACGCTTGCGCAGGGGGCGTCTATAGTCATAGAGACTATGTATGAAAAGAGATTCAATCATATACCCGAATTGATTCGTATGGGCGCGCAGATAGAAATAAAAGACAGGAGCGCCATAATAAACGGAGTAAAAGAATTATCGGGGACAAAAGTTATGGCTTCGGACATACGAGGTGGCGCGGCACTTGTTATTGCGGGGCTAGCGGCAAAAGATACAACGGAAGTATTAAGAGTTTATCATATAGACAGGGGTTACGAAAAGATAGAATCCAAATTACAGGGATTAGGCGCAAAAATAAAAAGAGTTTAA
- a CDS encoding ATP-binding protein: MKEYIRKTLFEVLSSRLKGGPRLLQVVIGPRQVGKTTLVLQLYDRWTGPKLYKSADLPNMPTVDWIIANWEDCRALCKKNKGEALLVMDEIQKIPRWSEVVKKLFDEDKRLKTRMRVVLLGSSSLLMQKGLTESLAGRFEIHRHNHWSFPECKECFNLKFEEYLYFGGYPGAIPLRKDEIRWARYIRDSLIETVLSKDVILMSSITKPALLRQVFGLCIEHPAEIMSYQKMMGQLQDAGNTTTIAFYLKLLANAFLIVPLERYSGNKIRQRGSIPKIVVLDNALISAISGKGFKLTVKDKIFWGRMVENAVGSKLYSMTQEAGGQLFYWRERNDEVDYVIQIGQRLIAIEVKSGASSGTPALHIFAMRYKKAEKIVILESEIKGTEKNIKYITLEDFFSNPYKSIGIL, from the coding sequence ATGAAAGAATATATCAGAAAAACTCTATTTGAAGTGTTAAGTTCGAGATTAAAGGGAGGGCCCAGGTTACTACAAGTGGTAATTGGCCCAAGGCAGGTAGGGAAAACAACATTAGTTTTACAATTATATGACCGCTGGACTGGTCCAAAACTTTACAAGTCAGCTGATTTGCCCAATATGCCTACTGTAGATTGGATTATTGCAAACTGGGAAGATTGTAGGGCTTTGTGTAAAAAGAATAAAGGGGAAGCACTTTTAGTGATGGATGAGATTCAAAAAATTCCTCGCTGGAGTGAAGTGGTGAAAAAATTGTTTGATGAGGACAAAAGATTAAAAACACGAATGCGTGTTGTATTGTTAGGATCATCTTCCTTGTTGATGCAAAAAGGATTAACAGAGAGTCTTGCAGGGCGATTTGAAATTCATAGACATAATCATTGGTCTTTTCCGGAATGTAAGGAATGTTTTAATCTCAAATTTGAAGAATATCTTTATTTTGGTGGGTATCCCGGAGCAATACCTTTGCGCAAGGATGAAATAAGATGGGCAAGATATATCAGAGATTCGTTAATAGAAACCGTATTATCTAAAGATGTTATCCTAATGTCGTCTATAACAAAGCCGGCATTACTGCGACAAGTTTTCGGACTATGTATTGAACATCCTGCAGAAATTATGAGTTATCAGAAAATGATGGGACAACTTCAGGATGCAGGCAATACCACTACAATAGCTTTCTATCTTAAATTACTGGCTAATGCTTTTCTGATCGTTCCCCTGGAAAGATACAGTGGAAACAAAATTAGACAGAGAGGGTCAATACCTAAAATAGTAGTATTAGACAATGCTTTAATTTCTGCTATATCCGGGAAAGGATTTAAACTTACCGTAAAAGATAAAATATTTTGGGGAAGAATGGTTGAAAATGCGGTAGGGAGTAAGCTTTATTCTATGACTCAAGAAGCCGGGGGACAGCTTTTTTACTGGAGAGAAAGAAATGACGAAGTAGACTATGTGATACAAATCGGGCAACGATTAATTGCTATAGAAGTAAAATCAGGGGCATCTTCAGGAACTCCTGCTTTGCATATATTTGCCATGAGATATAAAAAAGCAGAGAAAATAGTTATTTTAGAGTCAGAAATTAAGGGTACAGAGAAAAACATAAAATACATAACCCTTGAAGATTTTTTTAGTAACCCCTATAAAAGTATTGGTATTTTATAA
- a CDS encoding Fic family protein — protein sequence MFNPKFQYTHKIVNLLTKISTAREVVLNSPLIPKWEISIRKQAIIQSAHSSTSIEGNRLSLEQVSELALGREIMALRKDKQEVLNYLHTLENLEKLAENDKITERNILNIHKMLTKNTLENPSDCGTYRKRYVVVANRLTKEIIFKPPLNEDVPELIRNLLNWINSTQAQELDPVIEAGITHYEFVRIHPFIDGNGRTARVLASLILFLRDFDIKQFFCLDDYYDSDRPSYYKTLQNVDPKTLDLTNWLEYFAEGVNVSINAVKERVIKLSSERLRKTEKGQIALTERQMQIVEHINLTGKITNKDVREMFKLSDEGALKEIKKLIKLEVIKSQNKGRALYYTLI from the coding sequence ATGTTCAATCCTAAGTTTCAATATACTCATAAAATAGTTAATCTCCTGACAAAAATTTCTACGGCAAGGGAAGTCGTTCTTAATTCCCCTCTTATTCCTAAATGGGAAATCAGCATCCGAAAACAGGCTATTATCCAGAGCGCCCACTCTTCTACAAGTATTGAAGGAAATAGATTGTCTTTGGAACAGGTCAGCGAACTCGCTCTCGGAAGAGAAATAATGGCTTTAAGAAAAGATAAACAGGAAGTATTAAATTACTTACATACCCTTGAAAACCTCGAAAAATTAGCCGAAAATGATAAAATTACAGAACGAAATATCTTGAATATCCATAAAATGCTTACGAAAAATACTCTGGAAAATCCATCTGACTGTGGCACATACCGGAAAAGATATGTCGTTGTTGCTAATAGATTAACAAAAGAAATAATATTTAAACCTCCTCTGAATGAAGATGTGCCGGAATTAATACGAAACCTCCTAAATTGGATAAATTCTACACAGGCACAAGAACTTGATCCGGTAATTGAAGCAGGAATAACTCATTACGAGTTTGTTAGAATCCATCCCTTTATTGATGGAAATGGTAGAACAGCAAGAGTCCTGGCAAGTTTGATTCTCTTCCTCCGTGATTTTGATATAAAACAGTTCTTCTGCCTTGATGATTATTATGATTCTGATAGACCTTCTTATTATAAAACCCTGCAAAATGTTGACCCGAAAACTCTGGATTTAACAAACTGGCTTGAATATTTTGCTGAAGGTGTTAATGTAAGCATTAATGCCGTTAAGGAAAGAGTAATAAAACTGAGTAGCGAAAGATTGAGAAAAACAGAAAAAGGCCAAATCGCTCTTACTGAAAGACAAATGCAAATCGTAGAACATATCAATCTAACTGGAAAAATAACCAACAAAGATGTAAGAGAAATGTTTAAACTCTCAGATGAAGGAGCGCTAAAAGAAATTAAAAAACTCATAAAACTGGAAGTCATCAAAAGTCAAAACAAAGGCAGAGCATTATATTATACACTCATATAG
- a CDS encoding HNH endonuclease produces MNIWRLNVGESQMAECIKSWTYAIYRRPKNPEIQKGDILLLQLLASDADKWDKRDSRIEFALYFDRYEQDYDGAISRFHWPNAGKTWPWILHCNAIKSTFPFSLEKLNLANNYSGETNPMIIKPEDVNKVMFYIIGFPSAEENLGSKIHKVLNDPAFSHREYNILAAIKNNDRIVESNPDQINWTTVPAHKEIKRNAELPWLLKELYSFKCQVCGYGFEKKYDVPYSETHHIIWLSRGGIDHSNNLIVVCPNHHRIIHEAKPKFDRNKLAFVYNNGLNEHLENEGHLKDPVLLQKVEQWAVKREEKIKKEKITL; encoded by the coding sequence ATGAATATATGGCGTTTAAATGTTGGGGAAAGTCAAATGGCCGAATGTATCAAAAGTTGGACATATGCTATTTATAGAAGGCCAAAGAATCCGGAAATTCAAAAAGGAGATATTCTTCTCCTTCAGCTATTAGCTTCTGATGCTGACAAGTGGGATAAAAGAGATTCAAGAATAGAATTTGCTCTGTATTTTGACCGTTATGAACAAGATTATGATGGGGCAATTAGTAGATTTCATTGGCCTAATGCTGGAAAAACCTGGCCTTGGATTCTACACTGTAACGCTATAAAGTCTACTTTTCCCTTCTCTTTAGAAAAATTGAATCTTGCAAATAACTATAGCGGAGAAACAAACCCTATGATAATAAAACCTGAAGATGTAAATAAGGTTATGTTTTATATTATAGGTTTCCCATCAGCAGAAGAAAATCTTGGATCTAAAATACATAAAGTTCTTAATGATCCTGCTTTTAGCCACAGAGAATATAATATTTTAGCAGCAATTAAAAATAATGATAGAATAGTTGAAAGCAATCCGGATCAAATTAACTGGACTACCGTTCCTGCGCACAAGGAAATTAAGCGTAATGCAGAATTGCCTTGGTTGCTTAAAGAACTGTATAGTTTTAAGTGTCAGGTTTGCGGGTATGGTTTTGAAAAAAAATATGATGTCCCTTATTCCGAAACTCATCACATAATCTGGCTTTCCCGGGGAGGAATTGACCATAGTAATAATTTAATAGTTGTTTGTCCGAATCATCACAGGATAATTCACGAAGCAAAGCCCAAATTTGACAGAAATAAACTCGCATTTGTTTATAATAATGGACTTAATGAACATCTTGAAAATGAAGGGCATCTAAAAGATCCTGTATTGTTGCAGAAAGTAGAGCAATGGGCTGTTAAAAGGGAAGAAAAAATTAAAAAAGAAAAGATTACACTTTAA